The following are from one region of the Streptomyces rubrogriseus genome:
- the ygfZ gene encoding CAF17-like 4Fe-4S cluster assembly/insertion protein YgfZ, whose translation MKSPLLSLPGAVPAEGVDEGVAAHYGDLFREQRALADGTGFVDLSHRGVLTVTGDDRLSWLHLLLTQHVSDLPTGQATEALILSANGHIEHALYLVDDGTTVWAHVEPGSQEALIAYLESMKFFYRVEVADRTADTALVHLPAGSIAQAPASAVVRETPYGRDLFLPREELEAFAAQAGPAAGILAHEALRVEQHRPRLGFETDHRTIPHELGWIGTAVHLQKGCYRGQETVARVQNLGKPPRRLVFLHLDGSEVHLPPNGAEIRLADDGPDGRKIGFVTTSVRHHELGPVALALVKRNVPVDARLMAEDTAAAQETVVEP comes from the coding sequence ATGAAGAGCCCCCTGCTGTCCCTGCCCGGCGCCGTTCCCGCCGAGGGTGTGGACGAAGGCGTCGCCGCCCACTACGGCGACCTGTTCCGCGAGCAGCGTGCCCTCGCCGACGGCACCGGCTTCGTCGACCTCTCCCACCGCGGTGTCCTCACCGTCACGGGCGACGACCGGCTGAGCTGGCTGCACCTGCTGCTCACCCAGCACGTCAGCGACCTGCCGACCGGCCAGGCCACCGAGGCGCTGATCCTCTCCGCGAACGGCCACATCGAACACGCCCTGTACCTCGTCGACGACGGCACGACCGTCTGGGCCCACGTCGAGCCCGGCAGCCAGGAGGCGCTGATCGCCTACCTGGAGTCGATGAAGTTCTTCTACCGGGTCGAGGTCGCCGACCGCACCGCCGACACCGCCCTCGTGCACCTGCCGGCCGGTTCGATCGCCCAGGCCCCCGCCTCGGCCGTCGTCCGCGAGACGCCGTACGGGCGTGACCTCTTCCTGCCGCGGGAGGAGCTGGAGGCGTTCGCCGCCCAGGCCGGCCCGGCGGCCGGGATCCTCGCGCACGAGGCGCTGCGGGTCGAGCAGCACCGCCCGCGCCTCGGCTTCGAGACCGACCACCGGACCATCCCGCACGAGCTGGGCTGGATCGGCACGGCCGTGCACCTCCAGAAGGGCTGCTACCGCGGGCAGGAGACCGTCGCCCGGGTGCAGAACCTCGGCAAGCCGCCGCGTCGGCTGGTCTTCCTGCACCTGGACGGCAGCGAGGTCCACCTGCCGCCGAACGGGGCGGAGATCCGCCTCGCGGACGACGGGCCCGACGGCCGGAAGATCGGCTTCGTCACCACGTCCGTACGCCACCACGAGCTGGGCCCGGTCGCCCTCGCCCTGGTCAAGCGGAACGTACCGGTGGACGCCCGGCTGATGGCCGAGGACACGGCGGCCGCGCAGGAGACGGTCGTCGAGCCGTAG
- a CDS encoding winged helix-turn-helix domain-containing protein has protein sequence MVVTQENVSVNGSRRLSAQEIADVLRERIRGGDLRAGDRLPTQAELAEEFGVERGTVRQALRALQEDGLLTNVSKGSPPRIAEPVTPRAEPQPTMVALGPRLAEAFAAPHVKVDVVCHTSETLMLALSEPLRLIHEGRIHPESIDFRVLMPSRDIELAFPVLVEDEEDDPVHQRWLQMRNAQARVLQHNLHAVRSTHRVDVRIAFRALPFTPPMKLYLLNGEEALLGYYMLTRREEEYESRTLQMYDALGSQSLLFSFLKRSGHRDAVFVEESQKWFDALWETITTDMTLS, from the coding sequence TTGGTCGTGACTCAGGAGAACGTGTCCGTGAACGGCAGCAGAAGGCTCTCGGCCCAGGAGATCGCCGACGTCCTGCGGGAGCGGATCCGCGGGGGAGACCTCAGGGCGGGCGACCGCCTGCCCACCCAGGCCGAACTGGCCGAGGAGTTCGGCGTGGAGCGCGGCACCGTCCGCCAGGCCCTGCGCGCGCTCCAGGAGGACGGCCTGCTCACCAACGTCAGCAAGGGCAGCCCGCCCCGCATCGCCGAGCCCGTCACACCGCGGGCCGAGCCGCAGCCGACGATGGTGGCGCTCGGGCCGCGCCTGGCGGAGGCGTTCGCGGCACCGCACGTGAAGGTCGACGTCGTGTGCCACACCTCGGAGACGCTGATGCTGGCCCTCAGCGAGCCGCTCCGCCTGATCCACGAGGGCCGCATCCACCCGGAGTCGATCGACTTCCGCGTGCTGATGCCCTCCCGCGACATCGAACTCGCCTTCCCCGTCCTGGTCGAGGACGAGGAGGACGACCCGGTCCACCAGCGCTGGCTGCAGATGCGCAACGCCCAGGCCCGCGTCCTCCAGCACAACCTGCACGCCGTGCGCTCCACCCACCGCGTCGACGTGCGCATCGCCTTCCGCGCCCTGCCGTTCACCCCGCCGATGAAGCTGTACCTGCTCAACGGCGAGGAGGCCCTCCTCGGCTACTACATGCTGACCCGGCGCGAGGAGGAGTACGAGAGCCGGACGCTCCAGATGTACGACGCGCTCGGCTCCCAGTCGCTGCTGTTCTCGTTCCTGAAGCGGAGCGGTCACCGCGACGCGGTGTTCGTGGAGGAATCACAGAAGTGGTTCGACGCCCTCTGGGAAACCATCACCACGGACATGACACTCTCCTAG
- a CDS encoding phosphotransferase, with translation MSPQSASPARLRAVEVSGDASAVEGPLRGYHHETYVVPLPGATGAADGARWKCREPRSGLLWFDRRCFVSEEQLLRALQGRITGVPDVFEVGGLPLQRFVEGRTLGSLHGAGRAVPEAFTRQIVRLFGEMAAVTARTLPVERRCGAEDRPADGDTDGFMERLVCFTEQRVYRQNLPRFGSLYAALGLDDDAFKRLRKHVAGLRERPFCLLHADLHRENVIVDADRRLWTIDWELAMVGDPLYDLATHLHLMRYPSRQGPRMAEQWSRTVEAVRPGGTRGWREDLERIVGYKRAQSVFTDVVREAVSLGRDARSAGPGVGAAAARLHAVLTGAAPPLGLESVPGPAEIGTALVRWGRAHPDAEEPLPDTP, from the coding sequence ATGTCGCCTCAATCGGCCTCCCCCGCCCGGCTCCGTGCCGTCGAGGTGAGCGGTGACGCAAGCGCGGTCGAGGGCCCCCTGCGCGGTTACCACCACGAGACGTACGTGGTTCCGCTGCCCGGAGCCACGGGTGCCGCGGACGGGGCCCGCTGGAAGTGCCGCGAGCCGCGCAGCGGCCTGCTCTGGTTCGACCGCCGGTGCTTCGTCTCGGAGGAGCAGCTGCTGCGCGCCCTTCAGGGCCGGATCACCGGCGTGCCGGACGTCTTCGAGGTCGGCGGGCTGCCCCTTCAACGGTTCGTCGAGGGCCGGACCCTCGGATCGCTGCACGGGGCCGGCCGGGCGGTGCCCGAGGCGTTCACGCGGCAGATCGTGCGGCTCTTCGGCGAGATGGCGGCCGTCACGGCGCGGACGCTGCCGGTGGAGCGGCGGTGCGGTGCCGAGGACCGGCCGGCGGACGGCGACACCGACGGCTTCATGGAACGGCTCGTCTGCTTCACCGAGCAGCGCGTCTACCGGCAGAACCTGCCGCGGTTCGGCTCCCTCTACGCGGCCCTGGGACTGGACGACGACGCGTTCAAGCGCCTGCGCAAGCACGTCGCCGGGCTCCGGGAACGTCCGTTCTGCCTGCTCCACGCCGACCTGCACCGCGAGAACGTCATCGTCGACGCGGACCGGCGGCTGTGGACCATCGACTGGGAACTGGCGATGGTCGGCGATCCGCTCTACGACCTCGCCACTCATCTGCACCTGATGCGCTACCCGTCCCGGCAGGGCCCCCGGATGGCGGAGCAGTGGAGCCGCACGGTCGAGGCCGTGCGCCCCGGCGGCACCCGCGGCTGGCGCGAGGACCTGGAGCGGATCGTCGGCTACAAGAGGGCCCAGTCGGTCTTCACCGACGTCGTCCGCGAAGCCGTCTCGCTGGGGCGGGACGCGCGATCGGCCGGCCCCGGGGTCGGTGCCGCCGCCGCCCGGCTGCACGCCGTCCTCACCGGCGCGGCCCCGCCCCTCGGACTGGAGTCGGTGCCCGGCCCCGCCGAGATCGGTACCGCCCTCGTGCGGTGGGGCCGCGCGCACCCGGACGCGGAGGAGCCCCTGCCGGACACCCCGTAG
- a CDS encoding helix-turn-helix transcriptional regulator, which produces MDNKKELGAFLRSRRERLRPEDVGLPSGPRRRTPGLRREEVAVLAHISTEYYVRLEQGRAPRPSGEVLAGIAGALRLTDAESDHLHVLAGTAPSRTGLHRRDVRPSILALIERLPLTAAFVVSAAYDVLAWNGLAAALMEDFGELAPRDRNLARWAFLGATPTGTELYGTSHGADFRLHVVMGLRSALARYPSDPAVRELVDELSDASPEFGRLWERHDVQAAPTLTKTFRHPVVGEVTVDCDSLVLDDRDQRLVLYSAPAGSPDAEALALLDLLGSRADGHFSAAARP; this is translated from the coding sequence ATGGACAACAAGAAGGAGCTCGGGGCGTTCCTCCGCAGCCGCCGCGAGCGGCTCCGGCCGGAGGACGTCGGACTCCCCTCGGGCCCGCGGCGCCGGACACCGGGTCTTCGCCGCGAGGAGGTGGCGGTCCTCGCGCACATCTCCACCGAGTACTACGTCCGGCTCGAACAGGGCAGGGCGCCGCGGCCGTCGGGCGAGGTCCTCGCCGGGATCGCGGGCGCCCTGCGGCTCACGGACGCCGAGTCCGACCACCTCCACGTCCTCGCGGGCACCGCGCCGAGCCGCACCGGACTGCACCGGCGCGATGTCCGCCCGAGCATCCTCGCGCTCATCGAGCGGCTCCCGCTGACGGCCGCCTTCGTGGTCTCCGCCGCGTACGACGTGCTCGCGTGGAACGGCCTCGCGGCCGCGCTCATGGAGGACTTCGGCGAACTCGCCCCCAGGGACCGCAACCTGGCGCGCTGGGCGTTCCTCGGCGCCACGCCCACCGGCACCGAGCTGTACGGGACCTCCCACGGCGCGGACTTCCGGCTGCACGTCGTCATGGGACTGCGGTCCGCGCTCGCCCGGTACCCGTCGGACCCGGCGGTGCGGGAACTCGTCGACGAGCTGAGCGACGCCAGTCCCGAGTTCGGGCGGCTCTGGGAGCGGCACGACGTCCAGGCCGCGCCGACGCTCACGAAGACCTTCCGGCACCCGGTCGTCGGGGAGGTCACCGTCGACTGCGACTCGCTCGTCCTCGACGACCGCGACCAGCGCCTCGTCCTCTACTCCGCGCCGGCCGGATCACCGGACGCCGAGGCCCTGGCGCTCCTGGACCTACTGGGGAGCCGGGCGGACGGACACTTCAGCGCGGCGGCCCGGCCTTGA
- a CDS encoding TetR family transcriptional regulator → MNAPGLRERKRQRMFRTLSDIAVELFLEKGFDAVSVAEVAAAAEVSKPTLFRYFPAKEDLVLHRIADHEDEAARVAAAGQPAPVDALRRHFLAGLERCDPVTGLNDHPAVLAFHRLLYGTPALVARMHTQLERSEAALAEVLGGDLDARLAAGQIIAVQRVLALDNWRRIAAGERVADVRDDAVTAAERAFAGLARGLAAGRPRRSAGPLEG, encoded by the coding sequence ATGAACGCCCCCGGTCTGCGCGAGCGCAAGAGGCAGCGGATGTTCCGGACCCTGTCGGACATCGCCGTCGAACTCTTCCTGGAGAAGGGCTTCGACGCGGTGTCCGTCGCCGAGGTGGCGGCCGCGGCCGAGGTCTCCAAGCCGACGCTCTTCCGGTACTTCCCGGCCAAGGAGGACCTGGTCCTGCACCGGATCGCCGACCACGAGGACGAGGCGGCCCGGGTGGCGGCGGCGGGGCAGCCCGCGCCGGTCGACGCGCTGCGGCGGCACTTCCTGGCGGGCCTTGAGCGGTGCGACCCGGTGACCGGGCTCAACGACCACCCCGCCGTACTCGCCTTCCACCGGCTGCTCTACGGCACCCCCGCCCTGGTCGCCCGGATGCACACCCAGCTGGAGCGGTCCGAGGCCGCGCTCGCCGAGGTGCTCGGCGGTGACCTGGACGCCAGGCTGGCAGCCGGACAGATCATCGCCGTGCAGCGGGTCCTCGCGCTGGACAACTGGCGGCGGATCGCCGCCGGGGAACGGGTGGCGGACGTCCGGGACGACGCGGTCACGGCGGCGGAACGGGCGTTCGCCGGGCTGGCGAGAGGGCTGGCGGCAGGGCGGCCGCGGAGGAGCGCCGGGCCGTTGGAGGGATGA
- a CDS encoding HAD family hydrolase, with protein MTSDTDQTEPVSGRAGPDEQSEALRDLVMGARFVLWDFDGPICRLFAGYSADLVAAELVDWLERLGLKDLLTQEEQVHPDPHALLAAVNRRHRQSDLVVEFEERLTREERRAVPTAWPTAYADALIRTWSALGVGLAVTTNNSPRVVSEYLETRGLLGCFAPHIYGRTGDPHLLKPDPHCLNRALSAMGAAPARALMVGDSASDVTAARRAGVPFLGYGHNERKTKLLKQAGADTVVDSLEPVLRLLWEAAGPGPVRA; from the coding sequence GTGACTTCCGATACGGATCAGACGGAACCGGTGAGCGGGCGGGCCGGCCCGGACGAGCAGTCCGAGGCCCTGCGGGACCTGGTCATGGGTGCCCGCTTCGTCCTGTGGGACTTCGACGGCCCCATCTGCAGACTGTTCGCGGGCTACTCGGCCGACCTGGTGGCGGCCGAACTGGTGGACTGGCTGGAGCGGCTGGGCCTCAAGGACCTGCTCACCCAGGAGGAGCAGGTCCACCCGGACCCGCACGCCCTGCTGGCCGCGGTCAACCGCAGACACCGGCAGAGCGACCTGGTCGTCGAGTTCGAGGAACGGCTGACCCGGGAGGAACGGCGCGCCGTGCCCACCGCGTGGCCGACCGCGTACGCGGACGCCCTGATCCGCACCTGGTCCGCCCTCGGCGTGGGCCTCGCGGTCACCACCAACAACTCGCCCCGCGTGGTGAGCGAGTACCTGGAGACCCGGGGCCTGCTGGGCTGCTTCGCCCCCCACATCTACGGCCGCACCGGGGACCCGCACCTGCTCAAACCCGACCCCCACTGCCTCAACCGCGCCCTGAGCGCGATGGGCGCCGCCCCCGCACGGGCCCTGATGGTCGGCGACTCGGCCTCCGACGTGACCGCCGCCCGGCGGGCCGGCGTGCCCTTCCTGGGCTACGGCCACAACGAACGGAAGACCAAGCTCCTCAAACAGGCGGGCGCGGACACGGTCGTCGACTCCCTGGAGCCGGTCCTCAGACTGCTGTGGGAGGCGGCGGGCCCGGGACCCGTACGGGCCTGA
- the dtd gene encoding D-aminoacyl-tRNA deacylase: protein MRAVVQRVDGASVVVDGETVGAIDGEGLCVLVGVTHDDTEEKAAQLARKLWSVRILHDEKSCSDLDAPLLVISQFTLYGDARKGRRPTWNAAAPGDVAEPLVDEVVARLRALGATVATGRFGAQMRVSLTNDGPFTVLVEV, encoded by the coding sequence ATGCGTGCAGTGGTGCAGAGGGTGGACGGCGCGAGCGTCGTGGTGGACGGCGAGACCGTGGGGGCGATCGACGGCGAGGGCCTGTGCGTCCTGGTCGGTGTCACCCACGACGACACCGAGGAGAAGGCGGCGCAACTGGCCCGCAAGCTCTGGTCGGTGCGGATCCTGCACGACGAGAAGTCGTGCAGCGACCTCGACGCCCCGCTGCTGGTGATCAGCCAGTTCACTCTTTATGGCGACGCCCGCAAGGGCCGCCGCCCCACCTGGAACGCCGCCGCCCCCGGTGACGTCGCCGAACCCCTGGTCGACGAGGTCGTCGCCCGGCTGCGCGCGCTGGGCGCGACGGTGGCGACGGGCCGCTTCGGCGCGCAGATGCGGGTGTCCCTGACGAACGACGGCCCGTTCACGGTCCTCGTGGAGGTCTGA
- a CDS encoding FadR/GntR family transcriptional regulator: MVVEPEHAPVNGRERPQRPQATHREVADELRARIRSGRLRPGQRMPTQAQLAEEFGVERGAVRQALRILQSERLLTNVSKGSPATVAPDPYGPQAGPEARPMPTTVALASRIAAAFAAEHVEIDALCLTSVSLTLALGEPLSQIHAGRLKPAKVDVRVLLPSGDIDLAFPVAVSGGAAGGPVHERWLAMRNAQGQVLRHNLLSLRATHGIDVRVTFRALPFTPPVKLYVLNGSEALFAYYTLGRREQEIDHEQLEMYDAEGIRSTLFAFEQGGGLRDGVFVKQSRLWFDALWGTISSELVLTG, translated from the coding sequence TTGGTCGTGGAGCCGGAACACGCCCCCGTCAACGGGCGGGAGAGACCGCAGCGGCCACAGGCAACACATCGAGAGGTGGCCGACGAGCTGCGCGCCCGGATCAGGTCCGGTCGACTGCGGCCGGGCCAGCGCATGCCCACGCAGGCCCAGTTGGCCGAGGAGTTCGGCGTGGAGCGGGGCGCCGTCCGCCAGGCCCTGCGCATCCTTCAGTCGGAACGTCTGCTCACCAATGTGTCCAAGGGGAGCCCGGCGACCGTCGCGCCCGACCCGTACGGCCCCCAGGCCGGCCCCGAAGCGCGGCCGATGCCCACCACCGTGGCCCTCGCCTCCCGGATCGCGGCGGCCTTCGCCGCCGAGCACGTCGAGATCGACGCGCTCTGCCTGACCTCCGTCTCCCTCACCCTCGCCCTCGGCGAACCGCTGAGCCAGATCCACGCCGGGCGACTGAAACCGGCCAAGGTCGACGTCCGGGTCCTGCTGCCGAGCGGCGACATCGACCTCGCCTTCCCGGTGGCGGTCTCCGGCGGCGCGGCGGGCGGCCCGGTGCACGAGCGGTGGCTGGCGATGCGCAACGCCCAGGGGCAGGTGCTCCGGCACAACCTGCTGAGCCTGCGCGCCACGCACGGCATAGACGTGCGCGTCACCTTCCGCGCGCTGCCCTTCACCCCGCCCGTGAAGCTGTACGTGCTCAACGGCAGCGAGGCCCTGTTCGCGTACTACACCCTCGGCCGGCGCGAGCAGGAGATCGACCACGAGCAGCTGGAGATGTACGACGCGGAGGGCATCCGCTCGACGCTGTTCGCCTTCGAACAGGGCGGTGGCCTGCGCGACGGCGTGTTCGTGAAGCAGTCCCGGCTGTGGTTCGACGCGCTGTGGGGGACGATCAGCTCGGAGCTGGTGCTCACGGGCTGA
- a CDS encoding asparaginase: MQPSHPSQPSHADRAAPTSALSPVVPPVLAEVVRSGFVEGRHRGSLVVLGTDGAVELALGEVTAPVFPRSSNKPMQAAGVLRAGLDLAGERLALAAASHSGEPFHRDLVRKMLAEYGLDPALLQCPPDLPLDAEERETYLASGAEPDRVTMNCSGKHTAMLAVCAQQGWPLETYLDPEHPLQRVIHRVVEDAAGEPVAAVGTDGCGAPLMAISLVGLARAFRSFVAAEPGSAERRVADAMRAHPEYVAGSRRADTWLMREVPGSLSKMGAEAVQAVALPDGRALAFKIEDGASRALGPVLARALTLLGVEGPVVERIGRAALLGGGREVGEIRASF; the protein is encoded by the coding sequence ATGCAGCCGTCACACCCGTCGCAGCCGTCGCATGCGGACCGGGCCGCGCCCACGTCCGCCCTCTCGCCCGTCGTGCCGCCCGTCCTCGCCGAGGTCGTCCGGTCCGGCTTCGTCGAGGGGCGGCACCGGGGCAGCCTGGTGGTCCTGGGCACCGACGGAGCGGTGGAGCTGGCGCTGGGCGAGGTGACGGCGCCGGTCTTCCCGCGCTCCTCGAACAAGCCGATGCAGGCGGCGGGCGTGCTGCGGGCGGGCCTCGACCTCGCGGGGGAGCGGCTGGCGCTGGCCGCCGCGAGCCACTCCGGAGAACCGTTTCACCGTGATCTGGTCCGCAAGATGCTGGCCGAGTACGGCCTGGACCCGGCGCTGCTCCAGTGCCCGCCCGACCTGCCGCTGGACGCCGAGGAGCGGGAGACGTACCTGGCGTCCGGTGCCGAGCCCGACCGCGTCACCATGAACTGCTCCGGCAAGCACACCGCGATGCTGGCGGTCTGCGCGCAGCAGGGCTGGCCGCTGGAGACCTATCTCGACCCGGAGCACCCGCTCCAGCGCGTCATCCACAGGGTTGTGGAGGACGCGGCGGGCGAGCCGGTCGCCGCCGTCGGCACCGACGGGTGCGGGGCGCCGCTGATGGCGATCAGCCTGGTCGGGCTGGCCCGCGCCTTCCGTTCCTTCGTCGCCGCCGAGCCCGGTTCGGCCGAGCGCCGGGTCGCCGACGCGATGCGCGCGCACCCCGAGTACGTCGCCGGCAGCCGGCGGGCCGACACCTGGCTGATGCGCGAGGTGCCGGGCAGCCTCTCCAAGATGGGCGCCGAGGCCGTACAGGCGGTGGCCCTGCCGGACGGCCGCGCCCTCGCCTTCAAGATCGAGGACGGCGCGAGCCGGGCCCTGGGCCCGGTGCTGGCCCGCGCCCTGACGCTGCTCGGCGTGGAGGGCCCGGTCGTCGAACGCATCGGCCGGGCGGCCCTGCTGGGCGGCGGCCGGGAGGTGGGGGAGATCCGGGCGTCCTTCTGA
- a CDS encoding SDR family NAD(P)-dependent oxidoreductase: MTNNTNNTNDTSDTNDTDAPNSTHTVHSAPIGLLTGKVLFITGASRGIGAAAARLFAAEGAAVVLAARGTDALDRVVKEIRADGGVADAVALDLADPASIRAAVDHVGNLHGRLDGAFNNGAAIQRPGPLDTTSDEDVDEQFAVNFRSHWTAMNAEAALMRRTGGGAIVNTSSIGSRRANPALPAYGAMKRALNSLTETAAVSWAADRIRVNGITPGGTATEMIDAWEEATPGVVDRINASTPFGRMAEPREVAEVAAWLLSDRASWVTGAIVPVDGGAGA; the protein is encoded by the coding sequence ATGACGAACAACACGAACAACACGAACGACACGAGCGACACGAACGACACCGACGCGCCGAACAGCACGCACACCGTCCACAGCGCACCCATCGGCCTGCTCACCGGCAAGGTCCTGTTCATCACCGGTGCCAGCCGCGGCATCGGGGCGGCCGCGGCCCGGCTCTTCGCCGCCGAGGGCGCCGCCGTCGTGCTCGCCGCCCGCGGTACCGACGCCCTGGACCGCGTGGTGAAGGAGATCCGCGCCGACGGCGGTGTCGCCGACGCCGTCGCCCTGGACCTGGCCGACCCCGCGAGCATCCGCGCCGCCGTCGACCACGTGGGGAACCTGCACGGCCGACTCGACGGCGCCTTCAACAACGGCGCGGCGATCCAGCGGCCCGGTCCGCTCGACACGACGAGCGACGAGGACGTCGACGAGCAGTTCGCCGTGAACTTCCGCTCGCACTGGACCGCCATGAACGCCGAGGCCGCGCTCATGCGGCGCACCGGTGGCGGGGCGATCGTCAACACGTCGAGCATCGGCAGCCGCCGCGCGAACCCGGCCCTGCCCGCGTACGGCGCCATGAAGCGCGCGCTGAACAGCCTCACCGAGACCGCCGCGGTGAGCTGGGCCGCCGACCGTATCCGGGTGAACGGCATCACGCCGGGCGGCACCGCCACGGAGATGATCGACGCGTGGGAGGAGGCGACCCCCGGCGTCGTCGACCGCATCAACGCGTCGACCCCGTTCGGCCGGATGGCCGAGCCCCGCGAGGTCGCCGAGGTCGCCGCGTGGCTGCTCAGCGACCGCGCCTCGTGGGTGACCGGCGCGATCGTGCCGGTCGACGGCGGCGCGGGCGCCTGA
- a CDS encoding RsiG family protein, protein MSTPSTGRSFGTAALTCPSGRGGPSGPAGLGGPEAPRAPVQRTDSPELPADTPEGDLTALSLPELRTLRRDAQREEADLSYVRRLLQGRIDILRAELAGRGPAPSSSVVTTAATGSVVERLSEILADAPARQRSSARHVTLATPRSEECRQLAAEMMGEVELSDLTARTDVELTAGMGRLVRYEQQVSRSRQRLQRTADGCSAEIARRYREGEAQVDDLLV, encoded by the coding sequence ATGAGCACACCGAGTACGGGGCGGTCGTTCGGGACTGCCGCGTTGACATGTCCGAGTGGGCGGGGCGGTCCGAGCGGTCCGGCCGGCCTGGGTGGTCCGGAGGCGCCCCGGGCGCCCGTGCAGCGCACGGACAGCCCCGAGCTGCCGGCGGACACCCCGGAGGGGGACCTGACCGCGCTGAGCCTGCCGGAGCTGCGCACGCTGCGCCGGGACGCCCAGCGCGAGGAGGCCGACCTCAGTTACGTACGGCGGCTGCTGCAGGGCCGTATCGACATCCTGCGCGCGGAGCTGGCGGGGCGCGGGCCGGCCCCGTCGTCGTCCGTGGTCACCACCGCGGCGACCGGATCGGTGGTGGAGCGGCTCTCCGAGATCCTCGCCGACGCCCCGGCCCGGCAGCGCTCCTCCGCCCGGCACGTGACGCTGGCCACCCCGCGCAGCGAGGAGTGCCGGCAGCTGGCCGCGGAGATGATGGGCGAGGTGGAGCTGTCCGACCTGACGGCCCGCACCGACGTCGAGCTGACCGCCGGGATGGGGCGGCTCGTCCGCTACGAGCAGCAGGTCTCCCGGAGCCGGCAGCGGCTCCAGCGCACGGCGGACGGCTGTAGCGCGGAGATCGCGCGCCGGTACCGTGAGGGGGAAGCACAAGTCGACGACCTGCTCGTGTGA
- a CDS encoding GNAT family N-acetyltransferase: MSRRTEIDVRPITEAEFPDWNRALNTGFLRPPAVAEEQLEARRNEFVPGRSLGAFDGDRCVATFRSFDQELTAVGGGPVRADAISNVTVTATHRRRGLLTRMMAQDLAAAKERGDVVATLIAAEYPIYGRYGFGPATSLTEWTVDVARAGLDPRWAAPEDGGRIDLVDGADVRKLGPALHERLRRAQPGAVSRTELWWRYRTGVVDWNGSPWTEPCYALYRSADGGVEGLASYRTDDHWGDAKQPLNTATVDWLIGVTPAAERALWHYLCSIDWVQTVKSGWRAPDDLLPDLLPDPRAARITTQADWLWVRILDVARALEARTYDGQGSLVLEVVDRGGLTGGRWRLEAGPDGASCAPTTESADLVLEVGELAALWLGDGSAVRLAALGRVREERAGAARVVDALLRTSRRPWCPDIF, translated from the coding sequence ATGAGCCGCCGCACCGAGATAGACGTACGTCCCATCACCGAGGCCGAGTTCCCCGACTGGAACCGGGCGCTGAACACGGGATTCCTGCGGCCGCCCGCCGTGGCCGAGGAGCAGTTGGAGGCCCGCCGAAACGAGTTCGTGCCCGGCCGGTCGCTCGGCGCCTTCGACGGCGACCGGTGCGTGGCGACCTTCCGGTCCTTCGACCAGGAGCTGACGGCCGTCGGGGGCGGCCCGGTCCGGGCCGACGCGATCTCCAACGTCACCGTCACCGCGACCCACCGCCGCCGCGGCCTGCTCACCCGGATGATGGCGCAGGACCTGGCCGCGGCGAAGGAGCGCGGGGACGTCGTCGCGACGCTGATCGCGGCGGAGTACCCGATCTACGGCCGGTACGGCTTCGGCCCCGCCACGAGCCTGACCGAGTGGACCGTCGACGTCGCCCGCGCCGGTCTGGACCCGCGCTGGGCCGCCCCGGAGGACGGCGGCCGGATCGACCTCGTGGACGGCGCGGACGTCCGCAAGCTCGGCCCCGCGCTGCACGAGCGGCTGCGCCGGGCCCAGCCGGGCGCGGTCAGCCGGACCGAGCTGTGGTGGCGTTACCGGACCGGTGTCGTCGACTGGAACGGCTCCCCCTGGACCGAGCCCTGCTACGCCCTGTACCGCTCGGCGGACGGCGGGGTCGAGGGACTGGCCTCGTACCGGACCGACGACCACTGGGGCGACGCCAAGCAGCCGCTGAACACCGCGACCGTCGACTGGCTGATCGGGGTGACCCCGGCCGCCGAGCGTGCGCTGTGGCACTACCTGTGCTCGATCGACTGGGTCCAGACGGTGAAGAGCGGCTGGCGCGCCCCGGACGACCTGCTCCCGGACCTCCTGCCGGACCCGCGCGCGGCACGCATCACCACGCAGGCCGACTGGCTGTGGGTGCGGATCCTGGACGTGGCGCGGGCGCTGGAGGCGCGGACGTACGACGGGCAGGGGTCGCTGGTCCTCGAGGTCGTGGACCGGGGAGGCCTCACCGGCGGGCGGTGGCGGCTGGAGGCGGGGCCGGACGGGGCGTCCTGCGCGCCGACCACCGAGAGCGCCGACCTCGTGCTGGAGGTGGGCGAGCTGGCCGCGCTGTGGCTGGGCGACGGGTCGGCGGTGCGGCTGGCCGCGCTCGGCCGGGTGCGGGAAGAACGAGCGGGCGCCGCCCGTGTGGTCGACGCCCTGCTGCGTACGTCCAGGCGGCCTTGGTGCCCGGACATCTTCTGA